One segment of Chloroflexota bacterium DNA contains the following:
- a CDS encoding ribosome recycling factor — translation MVDEFLGDADVRMDRSVEALGRELDHIRTGRASSTLVEGLLIDAYGAPTDLKSLATIAAPEARLLVIQPWDRSLVEAVIKAVEMSDIGINPSTDGNVIRLPFPPLSAERRQELVRLVHRKVEDGRVAVRNIRRHIADDIRTAAKEKMCSEDEAHRGLEQLDRVTRTKIDRIDDLGRSKEAEVLEI, via the coding sequence ATGGTAGATGAATTTCTTGGTGACGCCGACGTGCGCATGGACCGGTCGGTAGAGGCGCTCGGCCGGGAGCTGGATCACATCCGCACCGGACGCGCATCGTCCACCCTGGTGGAAGGCTTGCTGATCGACGCGTACGGGGCGCCTACCGATCTGAAGTCGCTGGCCACGATCGCCGCGCCGGAAGCCCGACTGCTGGTAATCCAGCCCTGGGACCGCAGCCTGGTCGAAGCCGTCATAAAGGCTGTCGAGATGTCCGACATCGGAATCAACCCGTCGACCGACGGCAACGTGATTCGGCTGCCGTTCCCGCCGCTGTCGGCCGAACGCCGGCAGGAACTCGTTCGGCTCGTCCACCGCAAGGTTGAAGACGGGCGGGTGGCGGTGCGCAACATCCGCCGCCACATCGCCGATGACATTCGCACAGCTGCGAAGGAAAAGATGTGCTCGGAAGATGAGGCGCATCGCGGATTGGAGCAACTCGACCGCGTGACCAGGACCAAGATAGACCGAATCGACGATCTGGGTCGCAGCAAAGAGGCCGAGGTCCTCGAGATATAA
- the uppS gene encoding di-trans,poly-cis-decaprenylcistransferase — protein MAPEPSSPVARLPEHVAIIMDGNGRWAAERGLSRSEGHRAGSLRLSEIIEACLDRDIKHLTVYALSTENWSRPTDEIDFLLLLMDERLRAERRRIFRNRIRVCVLGSLDRLPPALRLTIKQLQMATANFDRFTLNIAFNYGGRSEIVRAVRKLMRAEPNLEAVTEERLADYLYTAGQPDPDLVIRTGGELRLSNFLLWQSAYAEYWWTPTLWPDFGPELLDKALDEFRLRQRRFGHAPTDSPRVSGR, from the coding sequence ATGGCGCCGGAACCATCTTCTCCCGTCGCACGGCTCCCCGAGCATGTGGCAATCATCATGGACGGCAACGGGCGCTGGGCGGCCGAACGCGGGCTTTCGCGTTCGGAGGGGCATCGCGCCGGCAGCCTGCGCCTGAGCGAAATCATCGAGGCTTGCCTCGACCGCGACATCAAGCACCTGACCGTTTATGCGCTATCGACCGAGAACTGGAGCCGGCCCACCGACGAGATCGACTTCCTGCTCCTGCTCATGGACGAGCGACTGCGGGCGGAGCGGCGGCGGATATTCAGGAACCGGATCCGGGTTTGCGTGCTGGGTTCCCTGGACCGCCTGCCGCCGGCCCTGCGGCTGACCATCAAACAGCTGCAGATGGCCACCGCGAACTTTGACCGCTTTACGCTGAACATCGCCTTCAACTACGGCGGCCGCAGCGAGATCGTGCGCGCGGTGCGCAAGCTGATGCGCGCCGAACCGAACCTCGAGGCGGTCACCGAGGAACGCCTGGCCGACTACCTCTACACCGCCGGTCAACCGGACCCGGATCTGGTCATCCGGACCGGCGGAGAACTGCGGCTGAGCAACTTCCTGCTGTGGCAAAGCGCCTATGCCGAGTATTGGTGGACACCGACGCTGTGGCCGGACTTTGGCCCCGAGCTACTCGACAAGGCGCTGGACGAGTTCCGTCTCCGGCAGCGCCGCTTCGGACACGCGCCTACCGATTCGCCACGGGTTTCGGGCCGGTAA